One genomic region from Haloprofundus salinisoli encodes:
- a CDS encoding DnaJ domain-containing protein, whose protein sequence is MVDTYYEQLGVSRDASYAEVKAKFRERLLERHPDVRGEADARQLTRELVHARGVLRDFREEYDKTLAELGPTYGHRTFEKWWDFGGGIYDVDAWIETHRPDNVDDPSTLFVDDPKPESAKSDDTGPDDSAETTYHGPKYETGSGEGRTDWSRYEGPTGGDEESEVSGTGDGAYWERWRDDFLDESSPGARGRAETAADRESVRSEAHSARSAARSGDAAAESVSQSTTRAVTAAGEFYDRLGVDPDTTQAEIRDRFEEIDAAYSSTDRATVEGEEQYQKYVKAFEILDNPRLRAWYDTLGHEEFSGGWASLRGWPSGVDMEAYTSERGYDADAVEADVETGSTYRVERTSSNGSLRRRLGFVLVVLVVLVLVWLFFIP, encoded by the coding sequence ATGGTGGACACCTACTACGAGCAGTTGGGGGTCAGCCGGGACGCCTCCTACGCGGAGGTCAAAGCGAAGTTCCGCGAGCGACTGCTCGAGAGACACCCCGACGTCCGCGGCGAGGCGGACGCGCGGCAGTTGACCCGAGAGTTGGTCCACGCCCGAGGTGTGCTCAGAGATTTCCGCGAGGAGTACGACAAAACTCTCGCCGAACTCGGACCCACATACGGGCATCGGACGTTCGAGAAGTGGTGGGATTTCGGGGGCGGCATCTACGACGTCGACGCGTGGATCGAGACACACCGACCCGACAACGTCGACGACCCGAGCACCCTGTTCGTAGACGACCCGAAACCGGAGAGTGCGAAATCGGACGACACTGGACCGGACGATTCGGCGGAGACTACCTACCACGGCCCGAAGTACGAAACCGGAAGCGGCGAGGGCCGAACGGACTGGAGCCGGTACGAGGGGCCGACGGGAGGCGACGAGGAGTCCGAGGTCAGCGGAACGGGAGACGGCGCCTACTGGGAGCGGTGGCGCGACGACTTTCTCGACGAGAGCAGCCCTGGGGCGCGGGGTCGAGCCGAGACCGCAGCGGACCGCGAGTCGGTTCGGTCGGAGGCCCATTCGGCCCGGTCAGCCGCTCGAAGCGGCGATGCGGCAGCCGAATCGGTCTCGCAGTCGACGACTCGGGCGGTGACCGCGGCCGGCGAGTTCTATGACCGTCTCGGCGTCGACCCAGACACGACGCAGGCGGAAATCCGCGACCGGTTCGAGGAGATCGACGCCGCGTACTCGTCGACCGACCGCGCGACCGTCGAGGGCGAAGAACAGTATCAGAAGTACGTGAAAGCCTTCGAGATTCTCGACAACCCCCGGCTCAGGGCGTGGTACGACACACTTGGCCACGAGGAGTTCTCCGGCGGGTGGGCCTCGCTTCGCGGCTGGCCCTCGGGTGTCGACATGGAGGCGTACACGAGCGAGCGCGGATACGACGCCGACGCGGTCGAAGCCGACGTCGAGACCGGGTCGACGTATCGCGTCGAACGGACGTCCTCGAACGGGTCCCTTCGACGTCGACTCGGCTTCGTCCTCGTTGTGCTTGTTGTCCTTGTTCTCGTGTGGTTGTTCTTTATCCCGTGA
- a CDS encoding DUF5789 family protein yields the protein MADTKKGRDKKADDAEQRQQEREMQEARTRADEAEPVHDEPGERLGDLDEALENHEYPATTDELIEAFGDREVETQGGWKSIEEVLIQTDDRTYTSADDVRSRIQGLIRR from the coding sequence ATGGCAGACACCAAAAAGGGCCGAGACAAGAAAGCCGATGATGCAGAGCAACGCCAACAAGAGCGGGAGATGCAGGAGGCGCGCACCCGCGCTGACGAAGCCGAACCGGTGCACGACGAACCCGGCGAGAGACTCGGCGACTTAGACGAAGCGCTCGAAAACCACGAGTATCCGGCGACGACGGACGAACTGATCGAGGCCTTCGGCGACCGCGAGGTCGAAACGCAGGGGGGTTGGAAGTCGATCGAGGAAGTGCTCATCCAGACCGACGACCGAACGTACACCTCCGCCGACGACGTCCGAAGCCGAATACAGGGACTGATACGGCGCTGA